The following are from one region of the Maribacter aquivivus genome:
- the lpdA gene encoding dihydrolipoyl dehydrogenase — MSTFDIIVLGSGPGGYVTAIRAAQLGFKTAVIEKESLGGVCLNWGCIPTKALLKSAQVFEYLKHAEDYGLKIKGADKDFDAVVKRSRGVAEGMSKGVQFLMKKNKIEVIKGYGTLKAGKKVSVKAEDGSITEYSANNIIIATGARSRELPSLPQDGKKIIGYRQAMTLKKQPKKMIVVGSGAIGIEFAYFYNSMGTEVTVVEYLPNIVPVEDEDISKQLERSFKKAGVKIMTSAEVTSVDTSGDGVKATVKTAKGEKVLEADIVLSAVGIKTNIENIGLEDVGIATDRDKILVNDYYQTNIPGYFAIGDVTPGPALAHVASAEGILCVEKLAEMHVEPLDYGNIPGCTYCSPEIASVGLTEKQAREKGIDIKVGKFPFSASGKAQASGASEGFVKVIYDAKYGEWLGCHMIGAGVTDMIAEAVLGRKLETTGHEVLKAIHPHPTMSEAVMEATAAAYDEVIHL; from the coding sequence ATGAGCACTTTCGATATTATTGTTTTAGGTAGTGGTCCTGGCGGATATGTAACTGCTATTAGGGCTGCACAATTAGGCTTTAAGACCGCCGTTATTGAAAAAGAAAGTTTAGGAGGCGTTTGCTTAAATTGGGGCTGTATACCTACCAAAGCTTTGTTGAAATCTGCACAAGTATTTGAATACTTGAAACATGCAGAAGACTACGGTTTAAAAATTAAAGGTGCCGATAAAGATTTTGATGCGGTTGTAAAAAGAAGCCGTGGCGTTGCGGAAGGAATGAGCAAAGGTGTTCAATTCTTAATGAAGAAGAATAAAATTGAGGTTATTAAAGGTTACGGAACCTTAAAAGCAGGAAAGAAAGTTTCAGTTAAGGCTGAAGATGGTTCTATTACTGAATACAGCGCAAACAACATTATCATTGCAACAGGTGCAAGAAGTCGCGAACTACCTAGCTTACCACAAGATGGTAAAAAAATTATTGGGTACAGACAAGCGATGACTTTAAAAAAACAACCTAAGAAAATGATTGTCGTTGGTAGTGGTGCAATTGGTATAGAATTCGCTTACTTCTACAACTCTATGGGCACCGAGGTTACCGTAGTTGAATATTTACCGAACATTGTACCTGTTGAAGACGAAGATATTTCTAAGCAATTAGAAAGAAGTTTCAAAAAAGCGGGGGTTAAAATTATGACCTCTGCAGAAGTTACTTCTGTTGACACTTCTGGCGATGGTGTAAAGGCTACTGTTAAAACAGCAAAAGGAGAAAAAGTTCTTGAAGCTGACATCGTATTATCTGCGGTTGGTATTAAAACCAATATTGAAAACATAGGATTAGAAGATGTTGGTATCGCTACTGACAGAGATAAGATTTTGGTAAATGATTATTACCAAACTAACATACCAGGATATTTCGCAATTGGTGATGTTACACCGGGTCCAGCACTTGCCCACGTTGCATCTGCTGAAGGTATTTTATGTGTAGAGAAATTAGCAGAAATGCATGTTGAGCCTTTAGATTATGGTAATATACCAGGTTGTACATACTGTTCTCCTGAAATTGCTTCTGTTGGTTTAACCGAAAAACAAGCTAGAGAAAAAGGTATTGATATTAAAGTTGGTAAATTTCCTTTCTCTGCAAGTGGTAAAGCACAAGCTTCTGGTGCATCTGAAGGATTCGTTAAAGTTATATACGATGCCAAGTACGGCGAATGGTTAGGTTGCCATATGATTGGTGCAGGTGTAACAGATATGATTGCTGAAGCAGTTCTTGGTCGTAAACTAGAAACTACCGGTCATGAAGTATTAAAAGCTATTCACCCACACCCAACCATGAGCGAAGCTGTTATGGAAGCTACTGCAGCAGCTTATGACGAGGTAATACACTTATAA
- the aroQ gene encoding type II 3-dehydroquinate dehydratase, with product MKIIIINGPNLNLLGKREPDVYGSETFEDYFSKLQFKFKDIELEYFQSNIEGELISKIQETGFSYDGIVLNAAAYTHTSVGIGDAVKAVETPVIEVHISNTHQREEFRHVSYISPAATGVILGFGLKSYDLAIESFLF from the coding sequence ATGAAGATTATCATTATAAATGGTCCCAACCTAAATCTATTAGGAAAAAGGGAGCCAGACGTTTACGGTTCTGAAACTTTTGAAGATTACTTTTCAAAATTACAGTTCAAGTTTAAAGATATAGAGTTAGAATATTTTCAATCTAATATTGAGGGTGAACTAATTTCTAAAATTCAAGAAACCGGTTTTTCTTATGATGGTATAGTTTTGAATGCAGCTGCATACACACATACTTCTGTGGGTATTGGAGATGCTGTGAAAGCAGTAGAAACTCCTGTAATTGAAGTTCATATATCAAATACACATCAGCGCGAAGAATTTAGGCATGTATCTTACATATCGCCTGCTGCAACTGGTGTCATACTTGGTTTTGGTTTAAAAAGCTATGATCTTGCTATCGAGAGCTTTTTGTTTTAA
- the xerD gene encoding site-specific tyrosine recombinase XerD — protein sequence MNWKHALKDYTVYLKLERGLSKNSIQSYTMDIEKLMSFLDAHAITTTPILIDKNTVQQFIYEIAKVVNPRSQARIISGLKSFFNYLIFEDYRKDNPLDLIESPKIGRKLPDTLSENEIDKLIGAIDLSSAQGERNRAMLETLYGCGLRVSELIGLKISDLFFEEDFIKVTGKGDKQRFVPISSVNKKYIDIYRNEIRVHLNIQEGFQDILFLNRRGKQLTRAMIFTIVKNLAVTINLNKSISPHTFRHSFATHLLENGADLRSIQQMLGHESITTTEIYMHVDRSHLAEVMNTYHPRKGY from the coding sequence ATGAATTGGAAACATGCATTAAAAGATTACACAGTATATCTTAAGCTTGAACGAGGGTTATCAAAAAACTCTATACAGAGTTATACTATGGATATCGAGAAATTGATGTCTTTTCTTGATGCACATGCCATTACTACCACCCCAATTCTTATTGACAAAAACACTGTTCAGCAGTTCATATATGAAATTGCCAAAGTGGTCAACCCTAGATCACAAGCACGAATTATATCGGGACTCAAAAGTTTTTTTAACTATTTAATTTTTGAAGATTACCGAAAAGATAATCCCTTAGATTTAATAGAATCTCCGAAGATCGGACGAAAACTACCTGACACACTTTCTGAAAATGAAATAGACAAATTAATCGGCGCTATTGATTTAAGCTCTGCCCAAGGCGAGCGCAACCGAGCTATGCTAGAAACTCTATATGGTTGCGGACTAAGAGTTTCTGAACTAATCGGTTTAAAAATATCTGATCTATTTTTTGAGGAAGACTTTATTAAAGTTACGGGTAAAGGTGACAAACAACGATTTGTACCCATAAGCTCTGTAAACAAAAAATACATTGATATTTACAGAAATGAAATTAGAGTTCACCTAAATATTCAAGAAGGTTTTCAAGACATTCTATTTCTTAACAGACGTGGTAAGCAACTAACACGAGCCATGATATTTACTATTGTAAAAAACTTAGCTGTAACTATAAATTTGAATAAAAGTATTAGTCCGCACACCTTTAGACATTCTTTTGCTACTCATTTACTTGAAAATGGTGCCGATTTACGATCTATACAACAGATGCTTGGGCACGAGAGTATCACCACAACAGAGATATACATGCATGTAGATAGGTCACACTTAGCTGAAGTCATGAATACATATCACCCTAGAAAAGGTTATTAA
- a CDS encoding DUF3817 domain-containing protein, translating into MLKLFRATAILEGISYLALFGVTMPLKYWAEIPEPNKLVGYAHGFLFIAFIALTLIVGFTHKWSFKKVFIFGIASLLPFATFYVEEKYLRPEDNA; encoded by the coding sequence ATGTTAAAGTTATTTCGAGCAACGGCAATTTTAGAAGGAATCTCCTATTTGGCGTTGTTCGGGGTAACCATGCCATTAAAATATTGGGCAGAAATACCAGAACCAAATAAATTGGTAGGCTACGCTCACGGTTTCTTGTTCATTGCCTTTATAGCGCTAACATTAATAGTAGGGTTTACACACAAATGGAGCTTTAAAAAGGTATTTATTTTTGGTATAGCATCACTTCTACCCTTTGCTACATTCTACGTCGAAGAGAAATATTTAAGACCTGAAGATAATGCTTAA
- the glgB gene encoding 1,4-alpha-glucan branching protein GlgB, with amino-acid sequence MPNVQVHSLFTDFDIDLFKGGKHYRLYEKLGSHLVEVDGVAGTYFAVWAPSAKSVSVVGNFNSWDSDDHKLNVRWDSSGIWEGFIPNIGKGEVYKYKIQSNNNDIWTEKADPFARYCEHPPNTASIVWTAEHDWKDEAWMGYRKDKNGLDKPYSVYEVHLGSWKKNAENKFLTYKEFAIDLVNYVKEMGYTHVEFMPIMEYPYDPSWGYQLTGYFAPTSRFGSPEEFKFLVDAFHQNDIGVILDWVPSHFPEDAHGLGFFDGSNLYEHPDRRKGYHTDWKSLIFNYGRNEVRAFLISNAIFWLDQFHVDGLRVDAVASMLYLDYSREDGEWEPNIYGNNENLEAISFIRELNEAVYSSFDGVQTIAEESTAFSGVSKPVEHGGLGFGMKWMMGWMHDTLQFFQKEPIYRKHHQNDLTFSMTYAFTENFMLPFSHDEVVYGKQSLVYRMPGDEWQRFANLRLLFGYMFTHPGTKLMFMGGEFGQTAEWNFEQSLDWHLLQYGGHKGIQDFVKDLNHLYKSAPALYEKQFSPEGFQWIDYGDHENSVLTYVRKGHDEKNDLIIACNFTPVPRENYRIGNPKKGKLTEVLNSDDARYGGGGNLNTKIKSSTKPAHGHKKSIEITIPPLGIVILK; translated from the coding sequence ATGCCTAACGTACAAGTTCACTCACTTTTTACTGATTTTGACATAGACCTTTTTAAAGGAGGTAAGCATTATCGACTATATGAAAAGTTGGGTTCTCATTTGGTAGAAGTAGATGGTGTAGCCGGAACTTACTTTGCTGTATGGGCTCCGTCTGCAAAATCTGTATCTGTAGTTGGTAATTTTAATTCTTGGGATTCAGATGACCATAAGTTGAATGTTCGTTGGGATTCTAGCGGAATTTGGGAAGGCTTTATACCTAATATAGGTAAAGGCGAAGTTTATAAATATAAGATACAGTCCAATAATAATGACATCTGGACAGAAAAAGCGGATCCTTTTGCAAGGTACTGTGAGCACCCACCAAATACAGCGTCTATTGTATGGACGGCCGAGCATGATTGGAAAGATGAAGCTTGGATGGGGTATAGAAAAGATAAAAACGGATTAGATAAACCATACTCCGTTTATGAAGTGCATTTAGGTTCATGGAAGAAAAATGCTGAAAATAAGTTTTTAACGTATAAAGAGTTTGCGATAGATCTTGTAAACTATGTTAAAGAAATGGGGTATACCCATGTGGAGTTTATGCCGATAATGGAGTACCCTTATGATCCTTCTTGGGGGTATCAATTAACCGGTTATTTTGCACCAACATCAAGATTTGGTTCACCAGAAGAATTTAAATTTTTAGTAGACGCTTTTCATCAAAACGACATAGGAGTAATTTTAGATTGGGTACCTTCTCATTTTCCAGAAGATGCACATGGTCTTGGTTTCTTTGATGGTTCTAATTTATATGAACATCCAGATAGAAGAAAAGGCTACCATACAGATTGGAAGAGTTTGATATTTAATTATGGTAGAAATGAGGTTAGAGCATTTCTTATAAGTAATGCCATATTCTGGTTAGATCAATTTCATGTAGATGGTCTTCGTGTAGATGCCGTTGCATCTATGTTATATTTAGATTATTCTAGAGAAGATGGTGAGTGGGAGCCAAATATATATGGTAATAATGAGAATTTAGAAGCCATATCTTTTATTCGAGAATTAAATGAAGCGGTATATTCTAGTTTTGATGGTGTACAGACTATTGCTGAAGAATCTACGGCATTTTCAGGGGTTTCAAAACCAGTTGAACATGGTGGTTTAGGTTTTGGTATGAAATGGATGATGGGCTGGATGCATGATACATTACAGTTTTTTCAAAAAGAACCTATCTACAGAAAACACCACCAGAACGATTTAACTTTTAGTATGACCTATGCTTTTACTGAAAATTTTATGCTGCCTTTTTCGCATGATGAGGTAGTTTACGGTAAGCAGTCATTAGTATATAGAATGCCAGGTGATGAATGGCAGCGATTTGCAAATTTAAGGTTGTTGTTCGGGTACATGTTTACCCACCCAGGTACCAAATTAATGTTTATGGGTGGCGAATTTGGACAAACGGCAGAGTGGAATTTTGAGCAAAGTTTAGACTGGCATTTATTGCAGTACGGTGGTCATAAAGGAATTCAAGATTTTGTAAAAGATTTAAATCATCTATACAAAAGCGCACCAGCATTATATGAGAAGCAATTTAGTCCAGAAGGTTTTCAATGGATAGATTATGGTGATCACGAAAATTCTGTATTGACCTACGTACGTAAAGGTCATGATGAAAAAAACGATTTAATAATAGCGTGTAATTTTACGCCTGTACCTAGAGAAAATTATAGAATAGGTAATCCTAAAAAAGGAAAATTAACAGAGGTTTTAAACAGTGATGATGCCAGATATGGTGGCGGTGGAAATTTAAATACTAAAATAAAATCGTCTACTAAACCGGCTCACGGACATAAAAAGTCCATAGAAATTACTATTCCGCCTTTAGGTATAGTAATACTGAAATAA
- a CDS encoding collagen-like triple helix repeat-containing protein produces MRKLNLFIGALATLFFISCEGPQGPAGFDGFDGVDGLDGADGVNILGQVMDIEGTFTLDNDYSIFYEFPQTIEVFETDVVLVYMLWDVTEDSNGESVDIWRLMPQTRILDQGLLQYNFDYTFLDVNIFLESDFDLSTLPAGDTDNQVFRIAVLPAESSTGKLDTSNINSVMVHLGITEDSIQKITIE; encoded by the coding sequence ATGAGAAAACTGAATTTATTTATTGGAGCACTTGCAACACTATTTTTTATTTCATGTGAAGGACCACAAGGACCTGCTGGATTTGATGGATTTGATGGTGTGGATGGATTAGATGGTGCGGACGGAGTAAACATCTTAGGTCAGGTGATGGATATTGAGGGTACGTTTACTTTAGATAATGACTATTCCATATTTTACGAGTTTCCACAAACTATAGAAGTTTTTGAAACTGATGTAGTTTTAGTTTACATGCTTTGGGATGTAACTGAAGATAGTAACGGTGAATCTGTTGATATTTGGAGGTTGATGCCACAAACAAGAATTTTAGATCAAGGGTTGCTACAATACAACTTTGACTATACCTTTTTAGATGTTAATATATTCTTAGAGTCAGATTTTGACCTATCAACCCTACCGGCAGGTGATACTGACAACCAGGTTTTTAGAATTGCAGTTTTACCAGCAGAATCTTCTACAGGTAAATTAGACACCTCTAACATTAATTCTGTAATGGTACATTTAGGCATAACAGAAGATAGTATACAGAAAATAACAATAGAATAA
- a CDS encoding amidohydrolase: MRKTLILLAALSASYYSMNAQKSEKDIIKNLEQKSTDYGIIAQNIWEFAEMGYQEEKSSSLLQQTLQDAGFTIKKGVAGIPTAFIAEYGSGSPVIAIMGEFDALPGLSQKAVGEKTSAGAVAGHACGHHLFGTASTAAAISTKEWLEANKSKGTIRFYGTPAEEGGSGKVYMVREGLFNDVDIALHWHPGAQNAASAGAALANKSAKFRFHGISAHAAASPDKGRSALDGVEAMDMMINMMREHIPQEARIHYVITDGGKAPNVIPDFAEVYYYARHNRRDVVIEIFDRMVKAAEGAALGTGTTMDYEMIGGTHELLPNLTLQKVMHENLSEVGGMEYTAEEKAFADKIAKTLGQDKADLATAKNIQPYKTEAKAFGSTDVGDVSFTVPTVGFSTATWVPGTPAHSWQAVAAGGTSIGNKGMMIAAKTLTMTAIDLFKDKKLVASAKAEFLEKRGADFKYIPLLGDRAPALDYRK, translated from the coding sequence ATGCGTAAAACCCTTATTTTATTGGCGGCACTAAGTGCTTCCTACTATTCAATGAATGCTCAAAAGAGCGAAAAAGATATTATTAAAAATTTAGAGCAGAAAAGTACTGATTACGGAATTATAGCTCAAAATATTTGGGAATTTGCAGAAATGGGATACCAAGAAGAAAAAAGCTCTAGTCTTCTACAACAAACACTGCAAGATGCCGGGTTTACTATTAAAAAAGGCGTTGCAGGTATACCTACAGCATTTATAGCGGAATATGGTAGTGGTAGTCCTGTAATTGCTATTATGGGTGAATTTGATGCCCTACCCGGTCTTTCTCAAAAAGCGGTAGGTGAGAAGACATCAGCAGGTGCAGTTGCAGGTCATGCATGCGGACACCATTTATTCGGTACGGCTTCCACAGCTGCTGCCATTTCAACAAAAGAATGGTTAGAAGCCAACAAATCTAAAGGAACTATTCGTTTTTACGGTACACCTGCAGAAGAAGGTGGTTCTGGTAAAGTGTATATGGTTCGTGAAGGACTTTTTAACGATGTAGATATTGCATTACACTGGCATCCAGGAGCTCAGAATGCCGCGAGTGCTGGCGCAGCCTTAGCAAATAAATCGGCTAAATTTAGATTTCATGGTATTTCTGCACATGCCGCGGCATCACCAGATAAAGGGCGCTCTGCATTAGATGGCGTTGAAGCTATGGATATGATGATCAATATGATGCGTGAGCACATACCGCAAGAAGCTAGAATTCATTACGTAATTACAGATGGCGGTAAAGCACCAAACGTTATTCCTGATTTTGCAGAAGTGTATTACTATGCTCGCCATAATAGACGCGACGTTGTTATAGAAATTTTTGATCGTATGGTGAAAGCTGCTGAAGGTGCTGCTTTAGGTACCGGTACAACGATGGATTATGAAATGATAGGTGGTACGCATGAGTTACTACCAAATCTTACTTTACAAAAAGTGATGCATGAAAACCTATCTGAAGTTGGTGGAATGGAATATACAGCCGAAGAAAAGGCTTTTGCCGATAAAATTGCAAAAACATTAGGTCAAGATAAAGCAGATCTTGCAACTGCAAAAAATATACAACCATATAAGACCGAAGCTAAAGCATTTGGATCCACAGATGTTGGCGATGTTAGTTTTACCGTACCAACAGTTGGTTTTAGCACGGCTACTTGGGTGCCAGGTACACCGGCGCATAGCTGGCAAGCAGTTGCTGCGGGCGGTACTTCTATTGGTAATAAAGGTATGATGATCGCTGCAAAAACATTGACGATGACAGCAATTGATTTATTCAAGGATAAAAAATTAGTAGCATCTGCCAAAGCTGAATTCTTGGAGAAACGAGGTGCTGATTTTAAATACATTCCTCTTTTAGGGGATAGAGCACCTGCTTTAGATTATAGAAAATAG
- a CDS encoding NAD(P)/FAD-dependent oxidoreductase: MNIPLSSYPRIVIIGGGFGGVSLAKKLSKQEVQVVLIDKNNYHTFQPLLYQVSTGGLEPDSIAYPLRKVLIGYDNFYFRLAEVERIDIAGKKLNTNIGDLSYDYLVVATGSETNFFGNEEIEKNAMSMKSIPQSLNLRSLILENFEQALLTDDYHERDALMNFVIVGGGPTGVELSGALAEIKKGILPKDYPDLDTRRAQINIVQGGDCLLPGFSAQASKKAEDFLEKLGVQVWKGVRVTGYNGKTVTTKTDLKFDAATVVWAAGVKGAGIKGLDAEGVIAGGNRINVNEFNQVIGHPDIFAIGDIACMATEDNPRGHPMVAQPAIQQGKLLGKNLVNLLENKPMKPFVYFDKGSMATIGRNKAVCDIKKFRFQGIFAWFVWMFVHLFFLIGFRNRMVVFINWVYNYIRFDREARLIIRPFKRDYSQFKD, from the coding sequence ATGAACATACCACTTTCGAGCTATCCTAGAATTGTAATAATAGGTGGTGGTTTTGGCGGAGTCTCTCTAGCTAAAAAATTAAGTAAGCAAGAAGTTCAGGTTGTTCTTATTGATAAGAACAATTACCATACTTTTCAGCCCTTATTATATCAAGTATCTACCGGTGGTCTTGAACCAGATTCTATAGCATACCCGCTTCGTAAAGTTTTAATAGGGTATGATAATTTTTATTTCCGTTTAGCAGAAGTAGAGCGTATAGATATTGCTGGCAAAAAGTTGAACACAAATATTGGTGATTTAAGTTATGACTATTTAGTAGTCGCAACAGGTTCTGAAACTAATTTCTTTGGAAATGAGGAGATAGAAAAGAACGCGATGTCTATGAAGTCGATTCCGCAATCATTAAATCTTCGTAGTTTAATTTTAGAGAATTTTGAACAAGCACTTCTCACAGATGATTACCATGAAAGAGATGCTTTGATGAATTTTGTGATTGTAGGTGGCGGACCAACAGGGGTTGAGCTGTCTGGTGCTTTAGCAGAAATAAAGAAAGGTATTTTACCAAAAGATTACCCAGATTTAGATACAAGAAGAGCACAGATAAATATTGTACAAGGTGGCGATTGTTTACTACCAGGTTTTAGTGCGCAAGCATCAAAAAAGGCTGAAGATTTCTTAGAAAAGTTAGGGGTTCAGGTTTGGAAGGGAGTTCGGGTAACCGGGTATAATGGTAAGACAGTTACAACAAAAACAGATTTAAAATTCGATGCAGCTACTGTAGTTTGGGCAGCAGGGGTAAAAGGTGCTGGTATTAAAGGTTTAGATGCTGAAGGCGTAATTGCTGGCGGCAATAGAATAAATGTTAATGAATTCAATCAGGTAATAGGTCATCCTGATATATTTGCTATTGGTGATATCGCTTGTATGGCGACCGAAGATAACCCTCGTGGGCACCCAATGGTAGCACAACCTGCAATACAGCAAGGTAAACTATTAGGTAAAAACTTGGTGAATTTATTGGAGAACAAACCTATGAAACCATTTGTCTACTTTGATAAAGGTAGCATGGCGACTATTGGTAGAAACAAAGCAGTTTGCGATATTAAGAAATTCAGATTTCAGGGAATTTTTGCTTGGTTTGTTTGGATGTTTGTACACTTATTTTTCTTAATCGGATTTAGAAATAGAATGGTGGTGTTTATCAACTGGGTATATAACTATATTCGATTTGATCGTGAAGCACGATTGATCATCCGTCCATTTAAAAGAGATTACAGCCAATTTAAAGATTAA
- the msrB gene encoding peptide-methionine (R)-S-oxide reductase MsrB, with amino-acid sequence MKINIVIALLVLFVSCKGTSQEKEMATTTKTSVKKEFAVQKSNSEWKKELTDSQYYVLREAATENPFTSELLKNKEKGTYVCAACATPLFKSYTKFDSGTGWPSFYEEIEGNVAYDVDYKIGYKRTEEHCATCGGHLGHVFEDGPDPTGLRHCVNGVALNFVPAE; translated from the coding sequence ATGAAAATAAATATTGTAATTGCACTACTCGTACTTTTTGTAAGCTGTAAAGGTACTTCTCAAGAAAAAGAGATGGCTACCACAACAAAAACGAGTGTTAAGAAAGAATTTGCCGTTCAGAAATCGAATAGCGAATGGAAAAAAGAGTTGACCGATTCTCAATATTACGTACTTCGTGAAGCCGCTACTGAAAATCCTTTTACTAGTGAGCTTTTAAAGAATAAAGAAAAAGGTACTTACGTATGTGCTGCATGTGCCACTCCCCTATTTAAAAGTTATACAAAATTTGATTCTGGTACCGGCTGGCCAAGTTTCTATGAAGAAATTGAAGGCAACGTTGCTTATGATGTAGATTATAAAATTGGTTACAAAAGAACCGAAGAGCATTGTGCTACGTGTGGCGGACATTTAGGTCACGTTTTTGAGGACGGACCAGATCCAACAGGTTTGCGTCATTGTGTTAATGGTGTAGCTTTAAATTTTGTACCTGCGGAATAA
- a CDS encoding outer membrane beta-barrel protein, translating into MNKYFILLFALCLSTGIFAQEGFKFGIQGGIPLDDYNEAVSVVLGADFSYMYPLGEVVDVGPAVGFIHGFAETFQTTIIREEQEAVQFLPLSAGVRFWTSNYFSFGGNVGYAMGINEGNEGGLYYRPTIAYLMSSSVEVNFSYTGIDTEETTWSTVTLGIVYNFEPKYRTRR; encoded by the coding sequence ATGAATAAGTATTTCATTTTATTATTTGCATTATGTCTTTCAACCGGAATTTTCGCTCAAGAAGGGTTCAAGTTCGGTATACAAGGAGGTATTCCACTAGATGATTATAATGAAGCAGTAAGTGTTGTGCTTGGAGCAGATTTCTCATACATGTATCCGTTAGGTGAAGTAGTAGATGTAGGACCCGCAGTAGGTTTTATACATGGTTTTGCAGAAACCTTTCAAACAACGATTATTAGAGAAGAACAAGAAGCTGTTCAGTTTTTGCCATTGTCTGCCGGCGTTCGTTTTTGGACATCAAATTATTTCTCATTTGGTGGTAATGTAGGTTATGCCATGGGTATTAACGAAGGTAATGAAGGTGGTCTTTATTATAGACCTACAATTGCTTATCTAATGAGTTCAAGCGTTGAGGTTAATTTTTCTTACACAGGTATAGATACCGAAGAAACTACATGGTCTACAGTTACCTTGGGTATCGTTTATAATTTCGAACCTAAATATAGAACCCGTCGCTAG